The Zea mays cultivar B73 chromosome 7, Zm-B73-REFERENCE-NAM-5.0, whole genome shotgun sequence DNA segment CTCGTAGTCCATGGAGTTGAGCCCCAGGTCGAAGGCGTTCCTGTTGTCCAGGCTCAGGTGAAGCGTCGCGGTGGACTCCTCGAAGGAGAACTGCTCGAACTTGATCCTGTCGACGCTGACGTCGGGCCTGTACGGCACCGGGATCTCGCCGTCCTTCTCCAGCGGGAGCGAGACCCTCCCGACCACGGGAATGTCCACGTGGAGGACCACCCTGACCTTGTAGGGGATGACGCTCCCGGGCTCGATCTCCCTGTACGTGCTCCTGATGTCGTCGTAGACCAGCAGGAAGGGGATGGTGACGGTCTCCGAGCCGTGCGCGTGGATGGTCCCGGCGTCGGGGATCGTGCCGGAGACGAGCTTCCTTCCCTCGCTCTCGATCAGGTACTCGATGTCGACGAGAGGGATCGGGACGGGGTTCGGGTTCGTGATGAGGACGTCCACGACGAGCTCCGCCTTCTCCAGGCTGATGTGGGGTATGTGGACCCCGGTCACGTCGGcggtcggcttcccgaagcctaccaCCTCTTCGATCTTCTCGCCGACGTCCTGGATGAAATCCTTCACCTTGTCAAAGAAACCTGATCCCTTCtcgccgtcgtcgtcatcgtcgtggtGCTCGTGGCTGTCTCTGTCTGCTTTCCTTTCTGTCACTCTCGGACTACCAGCTGAGGATGACATGCTTTGAGATGGAGGCACGGAGGAGGTCGCGATCAAAGGCGCAGAAGCAAAGAAGAAGAAGGTGGTGGTGGAAGGATGGAATCGAACACCAGAGACTCTTGTCAAGAGTTGAATTTTGTGGATGGAGCGACGAACCCGCGTGGAAACCCACAAATGCGATGGCTGCCAGTAATTCCCGGTTGCCCTGCCCAGGCCGTAGCTTGGGTCACCTAAATTTGATTATGGCATGCAAATAATGAGCAAAGAGAGAACAACGAAAATTACCATACTAATCTTGCATAAACATCAATTTAGTTATCAAGATTGTGTATATAAAATGAAGGATGATCTAAATAATATTGTTCATTGAATTTGAGTCCGATAGATAGAGAGTTATCAAGCTATCTGAACCGTTGGTTTGATGATGTATTAAGCCTCGATGCAATTTATTTGATGGATTTAGTAAAGGTCATGAGTGTAGGATGATTTGGTTAGATGCATTTTGTAAAGTTTAAACTAGTGGATTATatagcggtatggattatttatatttttttattttgtttgtGTTCAGCAACATTTGTGGCACCGAGCATGGTCGGACCGTCCGACACTAAGGTCCGGACGGTCTGGCCTACGGAGAGTCCGACCATACGTGCAGATGGTCCGCGATAGGATTAGATCATGCGGTTAAACTTCTATCTCCTAGCGTGTTTATCCCTCTAAACTCGCGAGAACTATTGGAGAATGCCTAGGAATGGGTCTTAACCTCCCCCTTATATATTTGAAGGGTTACGACCGATTGAAacaccaacaatcgatcaaacaaTCAATATATCTGTCGGCGTTTcagacccgggggaccctcaaccggaccgactagtgaattttagtgccgcgtgcccctgtccagatgggttgatgcaagatagaACACAAGCgaggggatgaggcttatattatcttgcacctgggggtacttgcagtaggggttacaagcgttgcgggAGAGCGAgaacgagagagagagaaggagagGGATCGACCTTGAGGCGGGCCGTCTGAGGCTGCCTccaccgcgtctctcctactctgcctgtCTTCGCTCGTCTGCGTCGTGTGTCCGTGTGCTCCCGTCGTCGACGTGTGTCAATGTCGTCGACGTGTGTCCACCTGCCTTAGGAAGGccttggacatccccttttatagatacaaggagatgcccagcagtacaatgggggtgtagctatgtgctaacgtggctggcagggaagtgccttgagccctgtacaggtaataacgtggccgtcggaggagtgccttGAGCCCTATAGCTGTACCAACATGgccatcggagaagtgccttgagccctgtagaagcatagctggcggtgcggcatggatcctgctgacgtttccttgcttccgtagggggtttgagagcaaccgacgtcagaggcgcacgcggggaacca contains these protein-coding regions:
- the LOC100383741 gene encoding uncharacterized protein LOC100383741, which translates into the protein MSSSAGSPRVTERKADRDSHEHHDDDDDGEKGSGFFDKVKDFIQDVGEKIEEVVGFGKPTADVTGVHIPHISLEKAELVVDVLITNPNPVPIPLVDIEYLIESEGRKLVSGTIPDAGTIHAHGSETVTIPFLLVYDDIRSTYREIEPGSVIPYKVRVVLHVDIPVVGRVSLPLEKDGEIPVPYRPDVSVDRIKFEQFSFEESTATLHLSLDNRNAFDLGLNSMDYEVWLGGVSIASAELREATDIKRREVTTMNLPISFRPKDFGSAMWDMIRGKGTGYTIKGHIDVDTPFGHMKIPISKEGGTTRLKKGDDDDDDDDDKD